AGGCGAATTTCAACGATACTACGCATAACACTTGAAATTTGAGAGGCCAAATTTCTTGCAAGCTTATCGTGTATGCCTTTAATCGCTCTTAGTTGTTCTTTTGAAACGCGGTTTGGACGTTTAAAGTCATATATAATGATCTGTTTTTGTTCGCTTTGATCGCGTTCTGGTAGCTCTATCGAACTAGCATCACCACCCTCATCTACAACCTCAAGCAGTGCATCTATCTCTTCTTGACTTAAAATATCTGCCATTAAGCCCCCAAACTTCGTCTTATTCTATCTAAAAGTCGCTTATGAATTTGAGATATTCTACTCTCACTGATCTGCATTATTTCACTTATCTCTTTTAAATTTAACTCTTCGTAATAATAAAGTTGCACGAGCAATTTATCACGATCTTCAAAACTCTCAAGTATAACTTCGATCTTTTCTATAAGATCTTGCTTTTCTACACTTGACTCAACTTCATTTTCTCCATAAAGCTCCATCTGATCGTCTATCGGAAGTAGAGTAATGATACTACTCACGCCCCTTGCTTCACGAATTTTCTCTATATCTTCGCCAAGTTTTTGAGCCAAATACTCATCATCTGGCTCATCTTCGTGGATATTAAAATACGCATCTATCTCAGAATCTATTGCTTTAACAAGCCTACGATTAGTCCTACTAACAACATCTAAATCACGCAAATAATCAAGCATAGAGCCATAAACTCGCTTCTTAGCATATCCCCAAAATGAGTCGTTTTGCTCTTTATCATATCTACGGCTTAGCTTTATCATCTCTTCAACACCGATACCTATAAGATCATTTGCATCAATATTTGACGGTAATCTCTCCTTTAAACGAAATGCCATCGCACGAAGGGCAGGCATATACTTCAAAACTATATCATCTTGCTCTTTTTTTATCGCACTTTGATAGGCATTAAGCTGCTTTTGCTTTAGTTCGTACATTATTCTTGCCTAAATTTTTATCAGCTGTTGCGACTTTTAATATCACATTTTCCATACGTTTCTCACGAATCGCGAGTTCAGAGATGAGATAATCAGCAATCTCTTCGTGTCGCTCCTTATCAAAAAATAGTTTCATCGTGCGACGAACATCAACATAGTTCATTATCACAATATGGATAACTAGATAGAAAAAAAATGTTATAAGTAGCGTATATACGAGCATATCGATAGGTTCATAGACTTTTATAAGTGTAAAAAGCATACCGATAAAAAATCCACAAACCGTAAAAAATGCTATAAAATTTTCTGCTTTCACAAACTACTCCAAATTTAAAATTGTTCTATCAAACGTTTAAAAAAGTTACCAAAACTTCGGCTACCATCATCGTCAAGCACTTTTCGTTCCAAACGATACAAAAGCTTTGATGTGATCGCTCTTATCTGCTCATTAGCCACACCATAAGGTGCGTCATCACTAAATAGCGTCCGTTGCTTTATACTCTTTGCCACGCCCTTATCATACTGCAAGTAGCCTACCATATTAAGCTTTAAATTTGATCCGATATTTGCTGCTGCCACACGTTTGATATTTTCAAAAATTTTAACTGCTTCATTTTCATTTTTTACCATATTTAAAAGCAATAGCTCACTATCTCGAAATCTAGAAACTATCTTTATCACCGCATACGCATCAGTTATCGCAGCTGGATCGGGCACGGTTACTACGATGACCTCATCGGATGCTTCTAAAAATAGCTGTGTATTTCCCCCTATGCCAGCACCTGTATCAATGATCATAAAATCAAGCTTATCAAGCTCATTGGCTTCGTTTAAAAATCTCTCATATAAGAATTGATTATTAAATTTAAGTATTTCATCACCACTTTCACCTGGAATTAGGATTAAATTTTTATTAACTGGTATTAAAATATCCCTCAACGAACACTCACCTTTTAAAACATGAAGTAGGTTTTTATTAATCCTTACGTTTAGTATCACGTCTAAATTTGCAAGACCAATGTCAGCATCAAACAATGCAACTTTATAACCATTTTGAGATAAGATATTTGCTAAATTTGCACTTATAGTACTTTTACCTACGCCACCTTTACCGCTTGTTATAGCGACAAAATGAGTACTTTTTTTGCTATTTTGAGATGCGACTAGACTTTGAAGTTTTTGAGCTTGATTAGTCATTTTGATCATCCATCAAATTTTTATCAAAACCCTCCAAAATACATTCAACTAAAAACTCACTTTTAGCCTCTATAAGATCATCAGGAACTTCTTGTCCTACACAAAAGTAGCTCACGGGCGTGTTTGTCTCATATATTAGCGAAAAAACATTGCCAAAAATTTTTGTCTCATCAAATTTAGTAACTATAAGCGTGTCGATATCTAAAAAAGAAAAGCCATTATAAATTTCTATCAGATCCTCCACTTTTGATCCAGCCGAAAGCACGAGACTTACATCTATACTAGCTCCACTATGCTTTAAAAATTTATCCAACTTATCAAGCTTTTCTTTATCATACTGTGAGTTACCAGTCGTGTCAATAAGTATAATATCACAGTAATTTAATGTCTTTATTGCACCTTTAAAGTCCTCAACTTCAATAACGTCAAGTATCGGAAGCTTCATCATCTTAGCATACTGAAAGAGCTGCTCTACCGCACCGATCCTATATGTATCAAGCGTAATAATACCTGTTTTATAGCGTTTATCTCCACTGTATGCAAACCGAGCAGCGAGCTTTGCTAGAGTTGTTGTCTTGCCTACGCCAGTTGGTCCAACAAGCATCATAATGCGTTGTTTTCGATCATTACGCTCTTTGCGACATGGTAGCATATTACGCAAAAGCGAGTAAAAATACCGCTTTACAGCAGCTGGATTTGCCTTCATTGTTGATGGTAAATTTTGTATTGTAGCGTTCATTATTGCTTCTAAATGCTCGCTTTTCATACCACTTTGTTTTGCTGCTTTATATATTGAGGCAAACTCAGGTGGAATGACTAGATTGTTGCGGTTTGGAGCTCTCTCATCCCATATCATATCAGTTATAAGCCCCAGTCTTTCGCTGATAGCACTGACTTGTTTTGCCACGTCATCTATCTTCTTATTTACGCCAATTTGCTCATCCACTGAGCGTATCTCATCAACTCCGACATTTGCTATCTCGCTTATCTCTTTTGCAGCAGCAGAGATGTTTAAAAGTACACTCTCATCGCTAAATTTATCATCAATTTTTTTATCATAAGGCTCAGGCGAAATAGTTTTTGGCTGAGATTGTGCCACGCTTGGCTTTTCTGTGATATTAAATTTCTTTGGCGGTTCGTAGTTTTGACTAAATTTAGAATAAGCATTTTCATAGCTCACAGCTTTTGGATTTGGCTTGGGCTTCATCGACGCCTCATCCTCCTCAACACTGACTAAAATTTCATAAAGTGGTTTTTTGTTTATTGTTTTAGCTTGAATTTGCTTTGTAGTAACAAGTATAGCCTTTTCTCCGCATGTCTCTTGAGCCTTTTTGAGCGCCTCTATGCTACTTTCACCAGTAAAAGTGTAAAATTTTGTTGCCATTTTGCTTTTGCCTTTTTAAACCTTATAAAACTCTCATAAGCCCAAGTGGGACTATCACACTAAGACGCTTGTCCGAACCTTTATGTGGCACGATAAGTCGCTCAGTTTTTCGCACCTTTGTGCTAAAATACAATATATCAATATCCAGCGTCCTAGGTGCATTTTTAAAGCTCCTTTTTCTACCAAATTTAAGCTCTAAACGTTGCATTATCTTTAGTGTCTCATTTGGACTTAAACTCGTTTGTAAGCTTATAACAGCGTTACTAAAATCAGCTTGAGCAGTATAGCCAAATGCCGCATTTTCAAGAATAGGCGAAACCTCAACTAGATGAAACCGCCTATCATCCATTAACACTCTTATAAACTTGTCAAATCTCTTACGTGTATCGCCGATGTTGCCACCAAGCCCTAAAAAAGCACTAAATTTAAATCCACTTTTAAAGCCAAAATATGCATGACAAAAACGGCTTTTTATCAGCCTTCTAGCTCCAACTAACTTCATAAAATTTCAGCCCCATTTTCACGCACAACGACCACATCTTCTATACGCACACCAAATTCATTTTCAAGGTAGATTCCAGGCTCTACGCTAAAAACCATACCTTTTTCTAAAATCGTCTCACTTCTAGCTGAGATGACTGGTAGTTCGTGTATATCAACGCCAACACCATGCCCTGTAGAGTGAAAAAACGCTTTAGCATAACCAGCATCAGCTATTATCTGCCTTGCTGCGTTATCTACATCTTTTGCCTTTATCCCTGCTTTAACTGTCGCAATAGCTGCCTTTTGTGCCTTTAATACAAGATCAAAGATCTCTTGCTGCTTTACGTTTTTAAAAATTTGAGTCTTTGAAAAATTAAAATCATCATCAAAACACGCCGTTCTCGTGCGATCAGAACAGTAACGATTAAACTTAACCCCTGCATCTAGCAAGAGTAAATCGCCCTTTTTTAGTCGCTTATCACTAGGAAGTGCATGGGCTTTTGCGGCATTTTCGTTTATGGCGATTATCGGATCAAAACTAAGACCAAGCGAGTTTTTCTGTCTAAATATCAAACTCGCATTAAAATGTAGCTCTCGCTCACTCATACCTTCACCATTTTCACGCACAAATTTAGCAAACTCATCAAAACACTTCGCCCCAAACCTAGCCGCCTCTTTAAGCACGGCTATTTCGCTTTCGCTCTTACAAATTCGCTTTAATTGAGAGAAATTTGACTTTGGGATAAATTTAGTCCTTAACCCTTTACTGAGTGCATCAAACTCACTCACACTCAACTCATCAGGATTAAAAACCACGTTTTTTAAGCTAAGTTTTCTTAAAAGCAATCTAGCTTCTTTTATTAAATTTCTCTGTGCTAAAAGGACGATCACACCGCTATTTACAAGCACTTTTGCTTCAAAATAATATCTAGCGTCGGTTAGAAAATACTTCACTCCATTAGCGATGATTAAAATTTCATTATCACAGCTGTATCCGCACTCAAAATATACGGCATTCTCATCCTTTAATATAGCATTCATTGCTGTGCTTGGTTGGCTCTTATCGCTTTTATCTGCTCAAAAATTTGCAACATTCCTACCATCGCTAGATGATAGCCCACAGGTCCAAAACCAACAATCACGCCCGCAGCAACTGGTGCTATCAGACTCTTTTGGCGAAACTCTTCTCTACGATAAACGTTGCTTATATGCACCTCAATAGTTGGCAGAGCAACCGCACTAAGAGCATCTCTAATCGCAATAGATGTATGTGTAAAGGCAGCAGCATTGATAATGATGCCGTCTACTTCGCCTAGACACTCTTGAATCTTATCCACTATTTCACCTTCAAGATTACTTTGAAAAAACTCAATATCTACGCCATTTTGCTCAGCTACGATCTTCATCTGAGTATGTATGTCCTCCATCTTCATCGCACCATAAATACTTGGTTCACGCACACCGAGCATATTTATATTTGGTCCTTGTATTACCATAATTTTTAATTTCTTATCCATTTTTTACCTTTTTTTAAAATGTCTCTTGATTATACATTTTAATTCCTAAATTTTTGCTACAATTACGAAAAAATAAGAGGCTAATATGCAAATTTTAAAAGCAAAATATATAATCACTTGTGACAATGATTTTAATATCTTAAAAAATAGCTGCGTTGCATTTAATAAGCGTATCGTGGCGGTGGGTAATGAGAGTGAGATGAGAGCTAAATTTAAAGATGCGGATTTTACTGATTTAGGTAATGTCGTCATTACTCCAGCCTTGGTAAATTCGCACGTTCACCTTGAATTTAGTTCAAACCGTTCAGAGTTAATTTATGGTGATTTTATAACTTGGCTTGGCTCTATTGTTATAAATGGAGCAAAAATAGCTAAAAAATGCACTCAAAATTTAATGGCTCAAACGCTTAAAAATATGATGAAAAGCGGTGTTGGGACGATAGGTGCGATATCTAGCTATGGTAAAGATTTACAGATTTTAGCTCTCTCGTCCGCTAGGGTTATATTTTTTAACGAGATTTTAGGCTCAAATGGCGAATTTGTAGAGCAAAACTTCTTAAATTTTATGCTACGCTTTAATGAAAGCGTTAAATATAAAAACGAGCATTTCACTCCTGCTCTTTCGCTTCACTCGCCATACTCTGTGCATCCAAATTTAGCCAAAAAAGCACTGAAATTTGCTCACGAAAAAGGGCTTATCGTTTCAACACATTTTTTAGAAAGCAAGGCTGAAAGGCAGTGGCTAGAAAAGGGAAACGGTAAATTTAAAGAGCATTTAAAACACTTCGTGCCTGAACCAAAGCCGATGTATGAAATTAATGAGTATTTGTCATTATTTAATGGTATTCGCACACTTTTTACACACTGTGTTTATGTGAATAACTTTACTAAATTTGATAAAGACTTACACAGCATTACACACTGCGTGGTCTCAAATAGGCTACTTGGCAAAAAGTCTTTAAATTTAAACCAAATCTCAAAGCAAGGACTTACTCTAAACATCGGCACAGATGGTCTTAGCTCAAACATAAGTTTAAATTTATGGGACGAGCTTAGAGCAGTGCTTTTAACTCACTCACGTATTGAGCTAAATAAACTAGCCAAAGCTGCATTCATAGCAGCAACAAGGGGTGGTGCTAGGGCTTTAGGGCTACAAAGTGGCGAGATAACAGTTGGTAAATTAGCCGACATTGCCGTATTTACTGCACCAAAATGTGACACCGACACTCTTTTAACTCAACTTATACTTCATACAAAACTAGCAAAAAGACTATATATAGGAGGAGAAATTTGCAAATTTTAAAGGTAATTTTTACGCCGATTTTAGCAGTATTTAAATTTATAAACAACTACTTTAAGGTGTTGATTTTTATGATGATTTTATTTGTTTTATTTGTGCCAAATAAGCCAATAACGCAACCAAATTTAGTGCGGATAGATATAAATGGAATGATACTTGATACAGATGAGATTATCACTCAGCTTGAAAAGGCTAGAGTAGATGAGAGCATAAAAGGTGTATTGCTTTACATAGATAGTCCAGGTGGTGCATTAAGCCCTAGTGTGGAGCTATTTATGCAGATATCACGATTAAAACAGAGCAAAAAAGTCATAGCTTATGCAGCTGGATCAATGACTAGTGGGAGCTACTATGCTGGGGCTGGGGCTGATAAAATTTATGCTAATCCTGGTGCATTTATTGGTTCAATAGGTGTAATTATGCAAGCTCCAAACATAAGCGAACTAGCCCATAAAATAGGCATAAGCGAACAAATTGTTAAAGCTGGAGAGTTTAAGGAGGCTGGGACATTTACAAGAGAGTGGAGCCAGATGGAGCGAAAGAGTCTACAAACGCTTGTAGATGGAGCGTATGAGCTGTTCGTAAGCGATGTCGCAAAGGCTAGAAATTTAGATATAAAAATGCGTGACGAGTGGGCAAACGCAAGAGTATTTTTAGCTAACGATGCTCTAAAAATGGGACTGATAGATAACATAGGCGGATACTTTGACGCAGTTAATGAGCTGATACGTTTAAGCGAGGTAAGTGAGCCAGTATGGCAAGAGAAGCCAAAGATAGAAAAAATTTTAGAAAATCTTACAAAAACTGGAATAAATTCACTCATAACACTATTTTTTAGTTCAAATTTAAGATAATCTCAGTGGTATCTAAAGAAAGCAGATATCGTTATATGCTATATAAACGGATAGATTGTAAAAAATTAAACGACAAATACCGCAAAATTTAGAGCAATAGCTAAAAATAGTGTGCGATATTGGCGATTAGATATGAGTGTAAGATGTCGTAGATACCACTATGAAGAAGAAATTTGGTGATAGTTGGTTAATTTTTATACTAAAGTGTAATAGGCATTGATAGTATAAGTTTATACTGCTTTAAGATAGGCTGTAAAAATTCTAATATATACAATAGCTTTAGATATGCACCTATTGTTAAATATGACAGACACGACTTAGCGACATATGGTAGGGCAGATACACAGAAACTACTTGTTTTAATTTAGTTTAAAAAGCTTAAAGCAACTAGGTGTCAAAATTCCTTGTTTGTTTACTATAGAATTTATAACTTACACTACCGCGGATAGATTACATTACAGTATTTTTGAGTTTGCTATAAAGTTAAGCCAAGAGATGATTTGGCTACTTTTATAAAAGCTAATAAACAGATATTTTTACAATGAGCTGGAAAAATTGGGCGATATATGCAGAATCTTGATAGCTATTTTACTCGCTAAGTTTATACCAAGTATAACTATCATCTCCAAAATTTCCACTAAAAATACGTTTTAAATTTAGCTTTATATGGATATTTGGTGCATCATTAAAATTTGAGCTTTGATACAAAAGTAGCCACTTTGTATTTAACTCACCTTTTGCAAACAGAGATAAAAACTCGTTTGCTCCCTCATACATAACAAGTTTTTTATCATTTTCAAGTGTTTTTGATACTCTCACTTTACGATTAGGCACGTTAAAAAGTGGTAAATTCTTATCAAATTCGCCTTCATTTTTACGTGAATATATCATCACATCAGGAGCTTTGCCATCATTAATGAGCCTAGTATCAAGTGTAGGTCGGTCGGTGCGGACAGTGTTACCACCGATGATAAGTAGCTCTATCACATCTCGTATCTTATGCAGATGAGTACGACTTTTAGCGTTCGAGATAGCACCATTAAATGCTCCATTTTTACTCAAGGCGACTTTAAGAAAGCTAAAATGTGATCTTTGCCAAGATAAAAACGGCTCTAAAAGTAGTGCTGCTTCGTCCTTGCAAACGCCAATTTTTACACTCACTCCTGCATTTTTGAGTATCTTAGCTCCACCACTTGCGATTTTATTCGTATCTTTGTGTGCTATGATAACTTCGCTAAATTTTAAAGCCAAAAAGAGCTTCGCACAAGGTGGCGTTCTGCCGTGATGAGAACAAGGTTCAAGCGTAACGTAGGCCTTCGCATCGCATAATAAGTCATCGTGATTATCAAGTATAAATTTATAAGTGAAGCTTGGTTCAAGCAAGACTTCACTAAGCTCACCAGCATTTTTAAAGGTAGTTTGAAACTCGGCATTGTATTTAGTGATAAATTTATCACTAAAATTATCACTCAACACACAAAGTGCAGAAAAAATCGCACTCGGTTCAGCGTGCAGATACCCAGCCTTTTTATGTGCCTCGCAAGATAAAATTTTACCAAATTTATCTAACACAACACAGCCAACGGCTGGATTTGGATAGGTAAGTATCTGATACTGCCAAGCCTTGTTTATGGCAAGGCTCATATAAAACTCATCACTCATTGCTACCATATCAAGCTGAATTTATCAGTTTATTTACGCAAGTCCGCTTATCTCGCCTTGTTCGTTTATACTCATATCCAAAGCCCCAGGATGTTTTGGCAGACCCGGCATTAACATTATCTTACCGCACACAGCGACTATAAATCCAGCTCCTGTGCGAATCTCTAGGTCTTTAACGCTAAATTTAAATCCCTTTGCACGACCAAGCAACTTTGCATCATCGCTGAACGAATACTGCGTCTTTGCCACGCACACAGGCAAACTCTCAAGCCCTAAGCGTTTTATGTTTTCAAGTGCCGTTAGTGCCGCATCTTCAAAGATAATCTCGCCAGCTCCATAGATCTGAGTAGCTACTTTGGTTATCTTAGTGCAAACATCATCACTCATCTCATAAGCAAATTTTAGCTCACTTGGTCTTTTGAGTGCTTTTAAGACAAAATTTGCTAACTCTACCGCACCCTCGCTACCTTTGGCAAAATTCTCGCAAACCGCCATATCAACGCCAAACTCGCGACAATACTCACGCACAAACTCTATCTCACTATCCACATCAAAGCCAAATTTGTTAAGTGCAACAACGACATTTAGTCCAAATTTCTCTTTTAAATTTTCAATATGTCCGCCAAGGTTTGCTATGCCTTGTTTTAAAGCATCTAAATTTGGATGAGTGATAGCCTCTTTATCCACTCCGCTGTTATACTTTAGCGATCTTATCGTGCTTACAAGCACCACGACATCAGGTTTTATACCAGCTACACGACTCTTAATATCTATAAATTTCTCCGCCCCAAGATCAGAGCCAAATCCAGCCTCGGTAATCACAAAATCAGCTAAATTTAGAGCAGTTTTAGTTGCAATTATAGAGTTGCAACCGTGTGCAATATTTGCAAATGGTCCACCATGAACTAGCGTCGGAGTATGCTCTAGTGTCTGAAATAGATTTGGTTTTATCGCATCTTTTAAAAGTATACAAACAGCATCCTCGCAGCCTAGATCACGAACATATATCGGCTCACCATCGCTATTAAGTGCAACCATAATATTTGCAATTCTACGTTTTAAATCGCTTAGGTCAGTTGCTAGGCAAAGTATCGCCATTATCTCACTTGCTGCGGTTATATTAAAACCATCCATCCGCTCTACACCATCAGTTCTACCGCCCTGACCAACCGTGATAAAACGCAATGCCCTATCATTCATATCCATACAACGCTTCCATAAAATTTTCTCTATTTTTAGCGGATTTTCTTGATAAAGGCTATTATCTATCATTGCTGATATAAGATTGTTTGCCGAAGTTATAGCGTGAAAGTCGCCCGTGAAGTGTAGATTCAGATCCTCCATAGGTGCAAGCTGAGAGTAACCACCGCCTGCTGCACCACCCTTTATGCCAAACACTGGCCCCAAAGATGGCTCACGAAGTGCTAGACAGACCTTTTTATTTAGCCTTTGCATAGCATCGGCTAGTCCTATTGACATAGTTGTTTTACCCTCACCAAATGGCGTTGGGTTAGTCGCAGTTACGAGTATGAGTTTTGCGTTTGAATGTTTAAATTTTGGGGTAATTTTGGCTTTAAATTTACCATAAAGCTCAATCTCATCATCTTTTAGCCCAAGCTTGGCTGCAACATTACTTATATGCTCTAATTTTGCTTGATGCGTTATCTGTATATCACTTAACATTACCACTCCAAATATGTTTTAGCTTTTTTTAAATCCATTATTAAAAACTCAAATACTCCATCATCATTTTGTACGGCAATACTCTCATCATTAGCCTTTACAAGCCTACCAGCCATTTTTATCTCGCTTGTTTGTATTTTTATAAGTTCACCAATACTAGCCTTAAAGTGTCTTGGCTTAACTAGTTTTCGCTCAAGCCCAGGCGAGCTAACCTCAAGATTATAATCTCCAGAAACTGGCGGAGTTACATCAAATATAGGAGAGAGCAGACGACTTACCTTTTCGCAATCATCTAAACTCACACCGCTATTTTTTGTGATGTAAATTCTATATATTGCTCTACCGTTTTCATTTGTTATCTCAGTGTCGTAAAGCTCTACGCCACACTCTTTTACAAGCTCATTTAAGTTATCCATCTTTATTTAAATCCTTTGAAATTTTATCAAAAAGGCTATCCATATGATTTTGATACTCTAATCTATCATCAAATTTAAAGTGAAAATTTGGACATCTATACCAGCCTTCTGCTGCCATACAGTGGTTTTGTAAATGACGAGTAACCCGCTTAAGATGGTTTAGCACATACTTTTGCTCAAGCTCATCAAATGCCATCTTATCAAGATAGACAAAGGCATCATATCTACCCTTCTTACACTCAACATCGGTAACACAAAGCCCTTTTAACATACTATCTTCAAGTGTAGCAAGGGCTTCTGGTATTAACTCTTTTAACACGCTCTCTGTTCGCATAAGCTTTATCTCAGCTGCGTTCATAAATTTACTTGCTCCTCGATTTCTTTAAAGCTCTCAATATAATCATTCTCACGTAAATCATTGTAACCTTCTATGCCAACTCCGCACTCATAGCCCTTTGCCACCTCACGGACGTCATCTTTAAAGCGTTTTAGTGAGCTTACAGTGCCCTCATGCACAACAACACCATCTCGTATCAAGCGAATCTTTGCACCTCTATTTATCGTGCCTTCTGTTACGATACAGCCAGCGATTGCACCAACCTTTGGAACATGTATAACTTGGCGAATTTGAGCCTGTCCGAGCTGCTCCTCACGTATAATCGGCGACATCATGCCACTAAGAAGCGCTTTAACATCATCAATTAGATTATATATAACATTATACGTTTTTATCTCTACACCACTCTCTTTAGCCTTCTCTTTTATCTCACCAGTTGGGCGGATATTAAAGCCTAGTATCACGCAGTCCTTACTAGCACTAGCTAACGAGACATCACTTTGAGTGATACCACCGACACCCGAGTGTATAATATTTACCTTTATCTCATCGTTTGCAAGTTTATCCAAACTTGCTTTTAATGCCTCTAACGAGCCACCAACATCCGCTTTTATGATAACCGGAAGAGTTTTTAACTCACCCTCAGCGATCTTTGCACTAAGCTCATCAATGCTAACTTTTGTTGATTTACTAAGCTCTTTTTGGCGAATGTATTCGGCTTTTTTCTGTGCGTATTCACGTGCCTCTTTATCAGTTTTTACGCCAATTAGTGTCTCTCCAGCCTCAGCTATCTCGCTAAGCCCAACTATAACGCCACACTCTCCTGGCTTTATCTCTTTTAGTGGACGACCTTGATCGTCTAGCAAGCTCCTTATCTTGCCATACGCCACACCAGCTACAACTGTATCACCAACACTAAGTGTGCCATTTTCTACGATGATAGTAGCTACTGGACCACGACCCTTTTGTAGTGAGCTTTCTATCACGGATGCCTTTGCACTTGCCTTTGGATTTGCTTTAAGCTCTAAAATTTCAGCCTGTAAAAGCACTATCTCAAGCAGATCATCTATGCCCATGCCAGTTTTTGCAGAGATCGGTACAAACTCATAGTTACCGCCCCATTCAGTAGGCATTATATCAAGCTCAGCCAAACCCGTTTTTACTAAATCTGGATTAGCCGCCTCTTTATCCATCTTATTTATCGCTATTATAATAGGCACACCAGCCGCCTTAGCATGAGCGACTGCCTCTTTAGTCTGTGGCTTAACACCATCATCAGCTGCGACCACAATGATAACGATGTCTGTTACGCCAGCTCCTCTTGCACGCATAGCAGTAAATGCCTCATGGCCTGGTGTATCAATAAAAGTGATATTTTTGCCATTTTTGTTTACCATATATGCACCAACATGCTGAGTGATGCCACCAGCCTCACCTGAAGCTACACGCGAACTTCTGATATAATCAAGAAGTGAAGTCTTGCCGTGATCGACATGACCCATTATAGTAATAACTGGAGCACGAGACTGTAAATTTTCATCGTCTTTTATCTCTTCTTCATAAGCTGCGACATAGTCAAATTCATGCTGTTCGT
This window of the Campylobacter anatolicus genome carries:
- the infB gene encoding translation initiation factor IF-2 produces the protein MSNVRISEIANELGYPSKEIVEKAQELGLKVKTHSNAVSFEEAEAIYEYVQSGVIPDKFKKKKVESKPKKAPKIAKDESLYTDKNSLKQSKKEPVKPKEQDSTKEQKKQDINLEKSEPKIELKKEENLQEEQLKPTESLADASQKRRGLVIVKKKKDINTPVVNPRREDNDANDAQNLQVNSLKSMFANADENLARKKKKDKKPNMVTKKDNAQKMDLLGGGDFTDIVLEDEDVVVLPDFTFKTPAPQPIQKAKQPNVMKQSQNNAFNPFGEGGIQRRSRKKHKKPENKQNNEVVTSVDIPKEIRVYEFAEKLNKQPSEIIGKLFMLGMMTTKNDFLDEDAIEILADEFNVDVNIIDEQHEFDYVAAYEEEIKDDENLQSRAPVITIMGHVDHGKTSLLDYIRSSRVASGEAGGITQHVGAYMVNKNGKNITFIDTPGHEAFTAMRARGAGVTDIVIIVVAADDGVKPQTKEAVAHAKAAGVPIIIAINKMDKEAANPDLVKTGLAELDIMPTEWGGNYEFVPISAKTGMGIDDLLEIVLLQAEILELKANPKASAKASVIESSLQKGRGPVATIIVENGTLSVGDTVVAGVAYGKIRSLLDDQGRPLKEIKPGECGVIVGLSEIAEAGETLIGVKTDKEAREYAQKKAEYIRQKELSKSTKVSIDELSAKIAEGELKTLPVIIKADVGGSLEALKASLDKLANDEIKVNIIHSGVGGITQSDVSLASASKDCVILGFNIRPTGEIKEKAKESGVEIKTYNVIYNLIDDVKALLSGMMSPIIREEQLGQAQIRQVIHVPKVGAIAGCIVTEGTINRGAKIRLIRDGVVVHEGTVSSLKRFKDDVREVAKGYECGVGIEGYNDLRENDYIESFKEIEEQVNL